From Brachyspira hampsonii:
CTACAGGCAATACTATAATAGGAGATAATGGCTGTTTGGTTATAGATATGGGCTGTATGCATGATGGATATTGTTCGGACATGACTAGAACTATATTTTTTGGTGAGCCTAATGATGAGTCTAAAAAAATATACAATATAGTAAAAACTGCTAATGAAAGAGCTATTGATAAAGTAAAGGAAGGATTAAAATTTTCAGATATAGATAATGAAGCACGTTCATATATAACAGAAAATGGATATGGAGAATATTTTACTCATAGAACAGGGCATTGTATAGGTATGGATGTTCATGAATATGGAGATGTTAGTTCTGTTCATCAGGCATTATTAAAAGAGGGCATGATATTCTCAATAGAACCGGGTATCTATTGCTCTAATAAGAAAGTTGGTGTAAGAATAGAGGATTTGGTACTTGTAACTAGAGAAGGACATAAAAACTTGAATAGTTTTACAAAAGAAATGATAATAAAGTAATAAGATTATATATTAAAAAATATTAAATTAATATTAAAAAATTATTCTATTTTATTTATAATTAACATAATAAAAAATTCTTTATTTGACTTTAATTGAAATTTACATTATTATTAATATTCTACTATAATTATATTTTTGTTATAATAATTTTTATTAAAGGGATAGTAAAATGGAAGATAAAAAATACAGTATCGAAGAATCTATAGAGTTAATTACAAGAGGAATCAGCGAAGTTATAGGTTTAGAAGAAATAAAAGAAAAATTAAAAAGCGGCAAGCAATTAACTGTAAAAGCCGGCTTTGATCCTACCGCACCAGATATACATTTGGGACATACTGTACTTTTAAGAAAAATGAGACATTTTCAATTATTAGGTCATAAAGTTATATTCTTGATAGGCGATTTTACAGGAAGAATAGGAGATCCCTCAGGTAAAACTAAAACTAGACCAAGACTTACTTTAGAAGATGTTTTAAGGAATGCTGAAACTTATAAGCAGCAGGTTTTTAAAATTTTGGATCCTGAAAAAACTATAGTTGAATTTAATTCTAAATGGCTTGAGAAAATGAGTTTTGCAGATGTACTTGGACTTACTTCAAGATATACTGTAGCTCAGATGATAGAGAGAGATGATTTTTCTAAAAGATATAAAAACGGACAGCCTATTAGTATTATGGAATTTTTGTATCCATTAGCACAAGGATATGATTCTGTTGCTTTGGAATGCGATGTCGAGCTTGGAGGAAATGATCAGAAATTTAATTTGCTTGTAGGAAGAACTTTAATGAAGGAGTATGGATTATCTCCTCAGGCTGTTATTACTGTTCCTTTATTAGAGGGGTTAGACGGTGTTGAAAAGATGAGTAAATCATTAGGAAATTATATAGGAATATATGACAGTCCTAAAGATATGTATGGTAAAGCTATGAGTATACCGGATAGTTTAATATCTAAATATATGGAGTTTCTTACAGATATACCTATAGATGATATAAAAAATTATGTTAAAGCTATGGAAAATGGTGAAAACCCTAGAAATATAAAAGGTATATTAGCAAAAGAGATAGTAAAAATATATCATGGAGAATCAGAAGCATTGAATGCTGAAGAAGAGTTTAAAAGAATATTCAGTTCTAAAGGACTTCCTGATGAAATAGAAGAAGTTATTCTTAATAAAGATGATAATATTTTAAATGTATTATCTATTTGTATGTCATCAGAAAGTAAATCTAATTTGAAAAGGCTTGTTTCTCAAGGTAGTGTTGCTTTGGATAATGAAAAGATAAATGACATAAATTTTTTGATTTCTAAAGAGGGGATTTTAAAAGTAGGTAAACGCAATTTCTTTAAAATTAAATTTTCTTAAAGTTAGTGATTGAGTTTTAGAGGATAGAATGCGAATCTTTGTCTTGTTATTATTTACATTAATATTTAATGTTTGTCTTTATGCTCAGGATACTAATGCAGATAATACTATTGCAACAAATAATAATAATACCATTTCTGCTAATAGAGGTGAAAGTGCAATAATGCAGATAAATAGATTCGATGCCAGAAGAAACCCTGTTTCATTTATTAATTTAGTTAATTTTA
This genomic window contains:
- the tyrS gene encoding tyrosine--tRNA ligase translates to MEDKKYSIEESIELITRGISEVIGLEEIKEKLKSGKQLTVKAGFDPTAPDIHLGHTVLLRKMRHFQLLGHKVIFLIGDFTGRIGDPSGKTKTRPRLTLEDVLRNAETYKQQVFKILDPEKTIVEFNSKWLEKMSFADVLGLTSRYTVAQMIERDDFSKRYKNGQPISIMEFLYPLAQGYDSVALECDVELGGNDQKFNLLVGRTLMKEYGLSPQAVITVPLLEGLDGVEKMSKSLGNYIGIYDSPKDMYGKAMSIPDSLISKYMEFLTDIPIDDIKNYVKAMENGENPRNIKGILAKEIVKIYHGESEALNAEEEFKRIFSSKGLPDEIEEVILNKDDNILNVLSICMSSESKSNLKRLVSQGSVALDNEKINDINFLISKEGILKVGKRNFFKIKFS